A region from the Rhizoctonia solani chromosome 13, complete sequence genome encodes:
- a CDS encoding Sec7 guanine nucleotide exchange factor, whose translation MSLFNRSNQSRSPPSAFKLSGVASTDRTVRRVSRTHDDFEAALRSEDTVVLQEGRDMHTLGHTDTPHRNRSGSVNLTAPRASIDVIGRRQTVSTPKHSVSKHTPATPVVVPPTPTPPEEDDSRRRSMYRAAGTASSPDLATLISKVRRSREEQPEERERTRSTTSSAFEIIEAHTPSKSRDRALTSPDSQGQRRTNRLAKAEKTLGISPGASSKLMADSDVGEGRSDREGKRASMRNKTSAFIGKMLGHGQGSLRGGNRSTPTTPVATQQHSFAPPVPTIPLEYRSSPPQQAYFPTNTQQSLLSTQLSDSPAQTPSLPSADPFIADTCSAQSSPLITPTASSSQPMNGPRHMKPLPPIQKQFPPVPVDDRSDTDDDTPLAPPKPPGPTRSKPTLEGRARPPFEPKPRLPSDTRLRTTGGANREAALASAATTNVAPRELDHSATLTQRSHARPSFPRQSKDGRRRSMSVSDIDIQKLMMETRQRRDAHASPPRASMDDAVANNSESDEDRTEEGHPPRAPDHSHHAVDQRRMSRRAREISAWTQGMEISTIVDGFGEGLQDALGGIRGSPHRTTFPANAQKAYSLRPVRHGDQHVSASMSRGIPSSPLAARSQSNASSSSMLAVPGTYPASSSGQTLTNQPSMESMRTVSSETAGTYITPPSSAILDSSSSTPPATSPAMGANRALPSTNAPVALSTSPPPRSSSLRLSSRPLPRRQPPRHRSAASASEPSLLEGIAAGPSNSIRLVSDHAPIRKESSRERERDQRLVSDPVAWHHHRTDENEGPKINRRGSSGAASTDMDGRGKELANKCWEEDESFLAKEKIAEWLGGTAAINKIALRYYMDNFDFTRMRLDGAFRHLCTKLYLKAETQQVDRILEEFSRRFWDCNRGSVYASPSIVHAIAYSLLLLNTDLHIAELTSHMSKNQFVRNTWAVIQDQIRAPELPKSPGSGSGSTVMEPLKSPINIERGQFSQEQLRSQAHLAGESTPELVLDEDEGQLGDGSEHLTRKQRSGSLNSWRSGSREGQLPMNTSNPSVTDASDPKTPTGSMHAVVSVRGWDSEMEMLLKEMYNSVKHQQILQPLTGLSPPERQSMSLSPGMTTLSRTRSQRSHVGAGGDRITSLKRGSIRGLQSLLLAQSPYGSNSTVDGRISPSPSFATSIGEGVPTPNTSLFAPTIGFASNLSHTIIKEAQEDDVGSVKSDVTSSTIISITDEELALLGPPWAKEGMLCRKQYWESAGKRAKVKTWMDVFVVIQKGELSMFVFGETSAHTGGGNQVGGGNWVSNANCVGKVVLAHALAHTLPPPGYNRQRPHCFVLTLASGAVFFFQAGTEDLVNEWVMTCNYWAARQSKEPLSGGVSNMEYGWNRALEMIQSGNVEDRRVDSSDAQSVRSGRNLNMRMPASPYSSERIFIHDWTGPMHSVMPSTHDEETQMEALQKQANLLKQELHIHNELRQPMMNMYIPRSTNAVKASNNWERRSQYLLSEIVKYDSYVDSLRSAMSQRLKRRGEKALERALVASRPDEDDLERIYASPSITGSGPARLERGASSSVRGRHQVIQEDDEPITPLPCATSSATRYR comes from the exons AGTGGTGTTGCAGGAGGGACGGGATATGCACACACTTGGCCATACAGATACTCCCCACAGGAACCGAAGTGGTTCAGTCAATCTCACTGCGCCACGGGCCTCTATCGACGTCATCGGCCGTCGCCAGACTGTTTCGACTCCGAAACACTCGGTGTCCAAACACACCCCTGCAACCCCTGTCGTCGTCCCCCCTACTCCCACGCCCCCTGAAGAAGACGATTCCCGACGCAGGAGCATGTACCGCGCCGCTGGCACAGCTTCATCACCTGACTTGGCAACGCTTATAAGCAAGGTTAGACGCAGCCGCGAGGAGCAGCCGGAGGAGAGAGAGCGCACACGGTCGACCACATCCTCGGCCTTTGAGATTATCGAAGCCCATACTCCGTCTAAATCCAGAGATCGCGCGCTCACATCCCCAGACTCCCAGGGTCAGCGCCGCACAAACCGCCTCGCAAAGGCTGAAAAAACACTCGGGATATCACCTGGTGCAAGTTCAAAACTCATGGCAGACAGCGATGTCGGCGAAGGTCGCTCCGACCGGGAGGGTAAA CGTGCCTCGATGCGCAATAAAACCAGCGCTTTTATTGGAAAGATGCTCGGCCATGGGCAGGGCTCCCTCAGAGGCGGCAAC CGTTCTACCCCGACCACGCCCGTCGCGACCCAACAACACTCGTTTGCTCCCCCCGTCCCCACTATCCCACTCGAATACCGATCTTCGCCACCTCAACAAGCCTATTTCCCCACTAATACTCAACAGTCCTTGCTTAGTACCCAGTTATCTGATAGCCCAGCCCAAACGCCTAGTTTACCTAGTGCTGACCCGTTCATTGCAGACACTTGTTCTGCTCAATCTAGCCCACTAATTACACCtaccgcttcttcctcgcaGCCTATGAACGGACCGCGCCACATGAAACCTCTCCCACCTATCCAAAAACAATTTCCACCTGTACCTGTAGATGACCGTTCCGACACTGATGATGATACTCCCCTTGCGCCCCCGAAACCCCCCGGCCCGACTAGATCAAAGCCAACACTCGAAGGTCGAGCAAGGCCTCCATTCGAACCAAAACCAAGGCTCCCCTCGGATACGCGTCTAAGGACTACCGGAGGAGCAAATAGAGAAGCGGCTCTTGCTTCTGCTGCAACCACCAATGTTGCGCCTCGCGAACTTGACCATAGTGCAACCCTCACTCAGCGGAGTCATGCTCGCCCGTCGTTCCCTCGACAGTCCAAGGACGGGCGAAGGAGGAGCATGAGTGTGAGCGATATTGATATTCAGAAGTTGATGATGGAAACTCGGCAGCGCAGAGACGCGCATGCTTCCCCTCCGAGAGCATCGATGGATGACGCAGTGGCCAACAATTCCGAGTCCGACGAAGACCGAACTGAAGAAGGGCACCCACCACGGGCACCGGATCATTCTCATCACGCAGTCGACCAGAGACGGATGAGCAGGCGTGCTCGGGAAATCTCCGCTTGGACCCAAGGCATGGAGATATCCACCATAGTCGACGGATTTGGAGAGGGACTGCAGGATGCTTTGGGTGGAATCAGGGGCTCGCCTCATCGAACTACCTTTCCTGCCAACGCTCAAAAGGCTTATTCGCTACGTCCAGTTCGACATGGCGATCAACACGTATCTGCTTCTATGTCAAGGGGTATTCCCTCTTCGCCTCTCGCTGCTCGAAGCCAGAGCAATGCTTCGTCGTCGTCCATGCTCGCTGTGCCTGGTACCTACCCTGCATCATCGAGTGGACAGACGCTCACCAATCAGCCCAGTATGGAGAGCATGCGTACAGTTAGTAGCGAGACTGCTGGTACGTATATTACCCCTCCAAGCTCCGCCATCCTCGATTCCTCAAGTTCGACTCCTCCGGCTACAAGCCCCGCGATGGGTGCCAACCGAGCATTACCTTCGACCAACGCCCCTGTGGCGTTGTCTACTTCTCCACCCCCTCGCTCTTCTTCATTACGTCTATCTTCACGACCATTACCTCGTCGGCAGCCTCCACGCCACAGGAGCGCAGCCAGTGCTTCAGAACCTTCTCTCCTGGAAGGTATAGCTGCGGGTCCGAGTAACAGCATTCGTCTCGTTAGCGACCACGCCCCCATTCGGAAAGAATCTTCTCGGGAGCGAGAGCGAGACCAACGATTGGTCTCGGATCCCGTGGCGTGGCATCATCACCGGACTGACGAAAACGAAGGACCAAAGATCAATCGAAGAGGAAGTTCAGGTGCGGCAAGCACGGATATGGATGGACGTGGGAAAGAACTTGCAAATAAATGttgggaagaggacgagTCGTTTTTGGCCAAAGAGAAGATTGCAGAATGGCTGGGTGGAAC GGCTGCGATAAATAAGATTGCCTTGCGGTACTATATGGATAATTTCGATTTTACCAGGATGAGGCTAGACGGTGCTTTTCG GCACTTGTGTACCAAGCTGTACTTGAAGGCCGAGACGCAGCAAGTTGACAGGATCCTGGAGGAATTTAGCAGGCGGTTTTGGGATTGTAATCGAGGCTCAGTATACGCATCTCCTT CCATTGTCCACGCAATTGCATACTCTCTTCTACTCCTCAATACCGATCTACACATTGCTGAGCTTACTTCGCACATGAGCAAAAACCAGTTCGTGCGCAATACCTGGGCTGTTATTCAAGATCAAATAAGAGCACCCGAGCTTCCAAAAAGTCCAGGTTCTGGTAGTGGGTCCACTGTGATGGAACCGCTAAAGAGTCCGATCAATATTGAACGCGGACAA TTTAGCCAAGAGCAGTTGCGTTCGCAAGCTCACTTGGCAGGCGAGTCTACTCCCGAGCTAGTACTCGACGAAGATGAAGGTCAGCTGGGTGACGGATCGGAGCACCTTACTCGCAAGCAGCGAAGTGGAAGTCTGAATTCTTGGAGGAGTGGGTCGCGCGAGGGCCAACTTCCTATGAATACGAGTAATCCCAGCGTCACGGATGCTTCGGATCCAAAAACCCCTACGGGTAGTATGCATGCTGTGGTTAGCGTCCGGGGATGGGACTCGGAAATGGAAATGCTGCTCAAA GAAATGTACAATTCCGTCAAGCACCAACAGATTCTCCAACCGCTCACGGGACTGTCGCCTCCTGAACGGCAGTCGATGTCTCTCAGTCCAGGTATGACAACTCTTAGTCGTACTCGGAGTCAGAGAAGTCACGTCGGGGCAGGAGGTGATAGGATTACATCGCTGAAACGCGGTTCGATTCGAGGGTTGCAAAGCCTGCTATTAGCCCAGAGTCCATACGGAAGTAACTCCACTGTAGATGGTCGGATTTCCCCATCACCTAGCTTTGCTACCTCAATTGGCGAG GGTGTCCCAACTCCCAACACCAGTCTATTCGCACCGACGATTGGTTTCGCATCCAACCTCTCACATACGATCATCAAGGAGGCTCAAGAAGATGATGTAGGAAGTGTAAAGAGCGATGTGACCAGCTCCACCATCATCAGCATCACCGATGAGGAGCTGGCCTTGCTTGGCCCACCATGGGCAAAGGAAGGAATGCTATGTCGAAAGCAGTACTGGGAATCCGCTGGGAAACGTGCCAAGGTCAAGACTTGGATGGATGTCTTTGTGGTCATTCAAAAGGGCGAGCTGAGCATGTTCGTCTTTGGCGAAACCAGCGCCCATACGGGGGGTGGGAACCAAGTCGGAGGTGGGAACTGGGTT TCCAACGCCAATTGCGTCGGCAAAGTGGTTCTGGCACACGCCTTAGCACACACTTTGCCTCCTCCGGGCTACAACCGGCAGAGACCCCACTGTTTTGTCCTGACACTCGCATCGGGTGCTGTGTTCTTTTTCCAGGCTGGGACTGAGGACCTGGTCAACGAGTGGGTAATGACCTGCAATTACTGGGCCGCGCGGCAGAGCAAGGAACCATTGTCTGGGGGTGTTTCAAACATGGAGTATGGCTGGAACCGCGCGCTTGAGATGATTCAATCTGGAAATGTAGAAGACCGTAGGGTCGATTCATCAGACGCACAGAGCGTGCGCAGCGGTCGAAACTTGAACATGCGGATGCCCGCTTCTCCCTACAGCTCGGAACGCATTTTCATTCATGATTGGACGGGCCCCATGCATTCAGTAATGCCGAGTACTCATGATGAGGAGACCCAAATGGAAGCACTGCAGAAGCAAGCCAACTTACTAAAGCAAGAGTTGCACATTCACAACGAACTCCGACAGCCTATGATGAATATG TACATCCCTCGGTCGACAAACGCAGTTAAGGCTTCCAATAACTGGGAGCGTAGGTCTCAATACCTGCTGTCTGAGATCGTCAAGTACGATTCATACGTGGATTCACTACGTTCAGCCATGTCCCAGCGTCTCAAAAGACGGGGAGAGAAGGCTCTAGAACGTGCTCTAGTTGCCTCAAGGCCCGATGAAGACGACCTCGAAcggatatatgcatcaccGTCGATTACTGGGTCGGGACCTGCTCGCCTCGAGCGAGGAGCAAGCAGTTCTGTGAGAGGAAGGCACCAAGTCATCCAGGAAGACGATGAACCAATAACCCCACTGCCATGCGCCACCTCTTCCGCAACAAGGTATCGCTGA
- a CDS encoding Retrotransposon gag protein: MSTLYLAPSVQMPMPPPPALVTAAAPQEDWEQCQAMAYLHACMGLPKPKDVSLPRGNPFVPPDEHGGLSLEFLAAFGDPGATWAAEQKITTLTQTSTCANYITRFHTLAMELD, translated from the exons ATGTCCACACTCTACTTGGCCCCCTCTGTCCAAATGCCTATGCCTCCCCCTCCAGCTCTGGTTACAGCTGCTGCCCCTCA GGAAGATTGGGAGCAatgccaagcaatggcttaCCTGCATGCTTGCATGGGTTTGCCTAAACCAAAGGATGTTTCCCTCCCAAGGGGAAATCCTTTtgttcctcctgatgaacatggaGGACTAAGCTT GGAATTCTTGGCAGCTTTTGGGGATCCAGGTGCCACTTGGGCTGCAGAGCAAAAAATCACTACACTCACCCAAACCAGCACTTGTGCCAATTATATCACCAGGTTCCACACCCTGGCAATGGAGTTAGACTAG